Proteins encoded within one genomic window of Hermetia illucens chromosome 2, iHerIll2.2.curated.20191125, whole genome shotgun sequence:
- the LOC119647523 gene encoding uncharacterized protein LOC119647523 has protein sequence MDWMSFATSKTDTMLMDNNGSQLKLLGDNIQANKIIDGRTLQPRPGGIRNLEAEARSHESIRFKEQPISTFIAPEELPPCIFPQYKPPRQTFELLIEDPIECRPNPDEPSYMRIYKELVCEEEKDETAEQQKIKEPDAEPVSTSTQVSQKMIDTHHMPSMRTRDRRSEDTGLMDSELCIGCAKPENEINFMGGLGPCCGNKRSDKHPQRPTTIQKIFRMRTGNYPLMSLTENPRQAHCPVPRHGHHVKQLKQILEKVELADNVDTPTASTSSIVECENFDLENPLNLDLQGRDYRQTYEKDEQEIQNAREYYHQLLHMKRRLMKAEIAKLSEEKQRKQEYATPEFFNIDTDFEETDQQNEKETAKEEPKEKPEETPYPIYKKASPEEIPLDTEPEAFAQLYRTTTKKENQAVIETELSRRIDRYYQLWLTRKNKEQEAAEKRAEEIKLKEENLIFDLGEQFFEDLLKDKYQECLEMYKNLPPIHVKRQYPHTLRETKNLKKKMAESRKIIEDKAVIATEQFERQGIQRKANQLSTDFVPIPGVTENEVSLSEQSTDDEDALEVGKVDEETYKLRGFHYKLDTEPRGLIDRKHKTKEDRPERTCQSRSSWFRQLVPNVSPPAFFQYNPSSLKRTYLPTDPNINLFQTKLKPIKEVEKAPIREYLENPPPHAYAQRKEVRLKVKKPKYTKVKKFNLTGYMYGARKQKRLRDSTEETGGGKSGVFEKFFKQAEAYADSKRKERHVKRHRRLRYLGIPYNKKAENLTKDPCETSETESSEWIPNDDQQQQIQRKTSIENASKENLGRSTYELLKHHMTIADMPAPKFREPTLRNHPRRPRLRESESFVYDNFSADSVSIVTLRNEARTKTRKVSPRAPYDVPRLVAIKPDAVLPPNLKMKKSAYTQLFDARHHHSHADPTDHRTIRVRYTNKLPDLNKEEKVASAKVSKQKRPFEKAYPRGKDYKERDLSLPQIKYKLDTKKPETMSVEEVASAKKVPSTVTLSNVQEKKYKSREAYKDNLPGKSEYIDSIRKMATELRRELENIKESGNEFIVNEEEYAGEIMKEIESIKSCVTSLESSICTNFTNDSGSYMMIQDKKIPCDYITKSFVPFEEIDRVRIKAARADAVDEYNAPYYTVPFSGQKQDQINLAKPADKFFTYTQRARTGIRKRLEVKTPDFKTELLGGKNFKAASRLATEWDENYQHELRNRPTVAPFKRKTSMIMLRDGVRKKFETLYIRGQITEQQIIQQKEAEYAQEVIKLRDMCHELFQKWQERHYHLSMLTIEKIKPFYHKTDILKKNFQELEREMIKLNMRIVFTEDDWIRRTILQNFHYLIMEQSWRLEHDWIHLQEDGTLENFRTSINNRRFVNIRKRDRDDAWAIKEYYENVYLKRSHPIEIVFPDAQTFNEGVIKLKIRTFICLLELHFSMWVLANLQQEYNQFTQNSGQFIDHTTKFVKNRGANRYFMEDRAKKLEVATRELIDEPLLQSVGSPRMRTIEPLCDMIYVKVIPQHIRNDVKEDCSAIDKLQMIFGHLMDVIGKLDNIPTKKRQQIEKAYRKNQEYSLMQSQQACLIEKRILLALEEIKRNMTPPYQKPPRTGKLPRVFFKKKKVLKKEKPKVISEKNQLFIQAFTASDDEEGQIESGQDSEILNSLQDNCIPFYFDHFLKLHDYEPNYDFQTQVEINDGPEEQRLFYKDVLADVMTNLEAWQLAKQKKMEADIQKTLYLYVDDDAV, from the exons ATGGATTGGATGTCATTCGCCACCAGTAAAACGGATACCATGCTAATGGACAATAATGGGTCGCAACTGAAACTATTAGGCGACAATATTCAAGCAAATAAAATAATAGATGGCCGAACCCTTCAACCGAGACCTGGAGGTATAAGAAACCTTGAAGCGGAAGCGCGATCACATGAAAGTATTCGATTCAAAGAACAACCTATATCTACTTTTATCGCGCCAGAGGAACTACCCCCTTGCATTTTTCCGCAATATAAGCCTCCACGTCAGACCTTTGAGCTTCTTATTGAGGATCCTATAGAATGCAGACCAAACCCCGATGAACCCTCTTATATGAGAATATATAAAGAGCTAGTTTGCGAAGAAGAGAAGGATGAGACTGCAGAGCAACAAAAAATAAAGGAGCCTGATGCTGAGCCAGTATCTACTTCAACTCAAGTCTCCCAGAAAATGATCGACACACACCACATGCCCTCTATGAGGACGAGAGATCGAAGATCTGAAGACACCGGGTTAATGGATAGTGAATTATGTATTGGTTGTGcaaaacctgaaaatgaaaTCAACTTCATGGGGGGTTTAGGACCATGCTGCGGTAACAAGCGATCTGACAAACATCCCCAACGTCCCACCACTATACAGAAAATATTCCGCATGAGAACTGGAAATTATCCCTTGATGTCCTTGACAGAGAATCCACGTCAGGCTCATTGTCCTGTTCCACGACATGGACATCATGTTAAGCAGCTCAAACAAATTTTGGAGAAGGTAGAACTAGCGGATAATGTAGACACCCCGACGGCGTCAACGTCCTCAATAGTTGAATGTGAAAATTTCGATTTAGAAAATCCCCTGAACCTTGATCTGCAG GGTCGAGATTATCGGCAAACATATGAAAAGGACGAGCAAGAAATTCAAAACGCTCGCGAGTATTACCATCAACTACTGCATATGAAACGGAGATTGATGAAAGCCGAAATTGCAAAACTGAGCGAGGAGAAGCAACGGAAACAGGAATATGCCACCCCCGAATTCTTTAACATCGACACGGACTTTGAAGAAACCGATCAGCAAAATGAAAAAGAGACCGCCAAAGAAGAGCCAAAAGAAAAACCCGAAGAAACGCCCTATCCAATATATAAAAAGGCTTCTCCGGAAGAAATTCCACTGGATACAGAACCGGAAGCGTTTGCCCAACTATATCGGACTACAACCAAAAAGGAGAATCAAGCGGTGATTGAAACCGAACTCTCTCGTCGAATAGATCGCTACTATCAACTATGGCTTACCCGGAAGAACAAAGAGCAAGAAGCTGCTGAGAAGAGAGCAGAGGAGATAAAGCTCAAAGAGGAAAACTTGATTTTCGATTTGGGAGAgcaattctttgaggacctgcTCAAGGATAAGTATCAGGAGTGTTTGGAAATGTATAAGAACTTGCCTCCGATCCATGTGAAGAGACAATATCCGCACACTCTTCGTGagaccaaaaatctgaaaaagaagatGGCAGAATCGCGGAAAATTATCGAAGACAAGGCAGTTATTGCAACGGAACAATTTGAGAGACAAG GTATCCAGAGGAAAGCCAATCAACTGTCCACAGACTTTGTGCCAATTCCCGGCGTAACAGAGAATGAAGTATCTCTCAGTGAGCAATCCACCGACGATGAAGACGCTCTGGAGGTCGGAAAAGTTGATGAGGAAACCTACAAGTTACGTGGTTTCCACTACAAACTAGACACCGAACCGCGTGGTCTCATCGATCGTAAGCACAAAACAAAAGAGGATAGACCAGAGAGAACATGTCAATCACGATCATCGTGGTTCCGACAGCTCGTGCCCAATGTTAGTCCCCCAGCATTCTTTCAATACAACCCGTCCTCCTTGAAGCGAACATATCTTCCAACCGATCCGAATATCAATCTTTTCCAAACTAAACTTAAGcctattaaagaagttgaaaagGCTCCGATAAGAGAGTATTTGGAAAATCCACCACCGCATGCTTATGCACAACGTAAAGAGGTTCGTCTGAAAGTGAAGAAGCCCAAGTATACCAAAGTGAAAAAGTTCAATCTAACTGGGTATATGTATGGTGCAAGGAAGCAGAAGAGACTGAGGGATTCAACAGAAGAAACAGGTGGGGGGAAAAGTGgggtttttgaaaagtttttcaaACAGGCCGAGGCGTATGCGGACAGTAAGAGAAAAGAGCGCCATGTTAAAAG GCACCGACGTTTACGCTACCTCGGTATACCATATAATAAAAAAGCTGAAAATCTAACTAAGGATCCATGCGAAACGTCCGAAACAGAAAGTTCCGAGTGGATTCCTAATGATGATCAACAGCAACAAATTCAAAGAAAGACCAGTATCGAAAATGCATCTAAGGAAAATCTCGGACGTTCTACCTATGAGCTATTGAAGCATCATATGACCATTGCTGATATGCCTGCTCCGAAATTTCGAGAACCAACCCTCAGAAATCATCCCCGACGACCTAGACTTAGAGAAAGtgaatcatttgtatatgataaTTTCTCAGCAGACTCGGTGAGTATCGTGACTCTAAGGAACGAAGCCAGGACTAAGACGAGGAAAGTATCACCGCGAGCTCCTTATGATGTTCCCAGACTTGTTGCAATTAAGCCCGATGCAGTCTTGCCACCAAACCTCAAGATGAAAAAATCTGCGTACACTCAACTATTCGATGCTCGACACCACCATTCTCATGCTGATCCGACCGATCATAGGACAATCAGGGTTCGCTACACAAATAAGCTGCCAGATCTcaacaaagaagaaaaagtgGCTTCCGCAAAGGTTTCAAAGCAGAAACGGCCTTTTGAGAAGGCCTACCCTCGAGGAAAGGATTATAAGGAGCGCGATTTATCATTGCCGCAAATTAAATACAAATTGGATACTAAGAAACCGGAGACAATGAGCGTTGAAGAGGTGGCTAGTGCCAAGAAAGTTCCTAGCACGGTGACATTATCAAATGTGCAAGAAAAAAAGTACAAAAGCAGGGAAGCGTATAAGGATAACCTGCCCGGAAAAAGCGAATATATTGACTCTATTCGGAAGATGGCGACAGAGCTCAGACGTGAGTTGGAAAACATCAAGGAAAGTGGTAACGAATTTATAGTGAATGAGGAAGAGTATGCTGGCGAAATTATGAAGGAGATTGAAAGCATTAAATCGTGCGTCACCTCCTTAGAAAGTTCCATTTGCACAAACTTCACCAACGATAGTGGAAGCTATATGATGATCCAGGATAAGAAAATCCCTTGTGATTATATAACCAAATCGTTTGTACCTTTTGAGGAGATCGATCGAGTTCGAATCAAAGCTGCTCGGGCTGAtgctgttgatgaatacaatgcTCCATACTATACAGTCCCCTTTTCTGGGCAGAAGCAGGATCAAATCAACCTGGCGAAACCTGCAGATAAGTTCTTTACATACACTCAAAGGGCGCGCACAGGTATACGGAAGCGACTCGAAGTTAAAACCCCTGATTTCAAGACTGAATTACTGGGCggaaaaaatttcaaagcggCATCCAGGTTAGCTACCGAATGGGACGAAAATTATCAACACGAGCTTCGCAACCGGCCAACAGTCGCACCATTTAAGAGGAAGACATCTATGATAATGCTGCGTGATGGGGTCCGAAAGAAGTTTGAGACACTTTATATCCGGGGCCAAATCACTGAACAGCAAATCATCCAGCAGAAAGAAGCAGAGTATGCCCAAGAAGTTATCAAATTAAGGGATATGTGCCATGAGCTCTTCCAAAAATGGCAAGAACGTCACTATCATTTGTCCATGCTTACGATCGAAAAAATTAAGCCCTTCTACCACAAAACGGATATACTTAAGAAGAACTTCCAAGAACTCGAGAGGGAGATGATCAAGCTCAACATGAGAATAGTTTTCACAGAAGATGATTGGATCCGTCGCACTATCCTTCAAAATTTCCACTACCTGATAATGGAGCAAAGCTGGCGATTAGAACACGACTGGATCCACTTGCAAGAAGATGGGACACTGGAGAACTTTCGAACGTCCATAAACAATCGTCGATTTGTTAACATTCGAAAACGGGATCGCGATGATGCTTGGGCCATAAAAGAGTATTACGAGAATGTCTACTTAAAGAGGAGCCACCCCATTGAAATAGTCTTCCCGGACGCGCAAACATTCAACGAGGGTGTGATTAAGCTCAAAATTCGGACATTCATCTGTCTCCTTGAGCTCCACTTTTCAATGTGGGTCCTGGCGAATCTTCAGCAGGAATACAACCAGTTTACACAGAATTCCGGTCAGTTTATTGACCATACTACGAAGTTTGTCAAGAATCGCGGTGCCAATCGATATTTCATGGAGGATCGAGCAAAGAAGTTGGAAGTAGCGACTAGGGAGCTGATTGACGAACCTTTGCTGCAAAGTGTAGGCTCACCGCGGATGAGAACTATTGAACCACTTTGCGATATGATTTATGTGAAAGTCATACCTCAGCACATAAGAAATGATGTAAAGGAAGATTGCAGTGCTATTGATAAGTTGCAGATGATATTTGGACACCTGATGGATGTCATAG GCAAACTAGATAATATCCCTACCAAAAAACGCCAACAAATAGAAAAGGCATATCGCAAGAACCAGGAGTACTCCCTGATGCAGTCTCAGCAAGCTTGTCTAATCGAAAAGCGAATCCTTCTTGCCCTTGAGGAAATCAAACGGAACATGACCCCACCGTACCAGAAACCACCCCGCACAGGCAAGCTCCCCCGTGTCTTCttcaaaaagaagaaagttCTGAAGAAAGAGAAACCGAAagtcatttccgagaaaaatcaaCTTTTCATACAGGCATTCACTGCAAGCGATGATGAGGAGGGCCAAATTGAGAGTGGTCAGGACTCGGAAATTCTCAATTCACTCCAGGACAATTGCATTCCATTCTATTTTGATCACTTTTTGAAGTTGCATGATTATGAACCCAATTATGATTTCCAAACTCAAGTTGAAATCAACGATGGGCCGGAGGAGCAACGGCTGTTTTATAAGGACGTTTTGGCCGATGTTATGACCAATTTGGAAGCATGGCAGTTGGCTAAACAGAAGAAAATGGAAGCGGATATTCAGAAAACATTGTATTTGTACGTAGATGACGATGCTGTGTGA